A single region of the Paraburkholderia sprentiae WSM5005 genome encodes:
- a CDS encoding methyl-accepting chemotaxis protein has protein sequence MRLSNMKIGARLALAFAVTLLLTFALAAVSLSGLSGFNQDVNNVTRSRMPVLWDLHKLLEITRGQAVMERDALAALAGNQSEVVSGNLQSIGNGHDIVSKAVEEIQQLLDTDQGKELWANVASARQAYLSDRAAVIAQIKAGDAEGARQKLLSEQVPLENQYLGAVQALIDYVGNQVATEHDASSASYADARMLVLVLAALALAIGGVCALLVTRSIVRPLHVAVDAAEKVAQGNLATGIDADGRDETGQLLRSLRTMTESLSNTVGEIRMGAESVMTGARQIAQGNTDLSSRTEEQAASLQETAASMEELTATVKQNSENARQASGLADSAHAVAKEGSAIVGEVVGTMAGIEESAGKIAEITGVIEGIAFQTNILALNAAVEAARAGEQGRGFAVVASEVRSLAQRSSVAAKEIKELIETSGSRVQAGTDLVARAGETMDKVGTAIQRVTDIMGEIASASSEQSRGIEQVHQAISQMDQVTQQNAALVEEAAAAAGSLEDQAKQLRAAVAVFRTAQTDIAAPAARPLSVAKPPAAKRPVCVAERAVSTTKVPAPIPRRADSPVTVEGADWETF, from the coding sequence ATGCGATTGAGCAACATGAAAATAGGAGCGCGCCTCGCGCTGGCGTTCGCAGTCACGTTGCTGCTAACGTTCGCACTTGCAGCCGTATCACTGAGTGGACTGAGTGGCTTCAACCAGGACGTCAATAACGTCACGCGCTCGCGCATGCCGGTGTTGTGGGATCTGCACAAGCTGCTCGAAATCACTCGAGGGCAGGCGGTGATGGAACGCGACGCATTGGCCGCGTTGGCAGGCAACCAGTCGGAGGTCGTAAGCGGCAATCTGCAATCGATCGGCAATGGTCACGATATCGTGTCCAAGGCAGTCGAAGAAATCCAGCAACTCCTTGACACGGACCAGGGCAAAGAGCTCTGGGCCAATGTAGCGTCCGCCCGTCAGGCGTATTTGTCCGACCGGGCGGCAGTCATCGCGCAGATCAAGGCCGGCGACGCCGAAGGGGCACGCCAGAAGTTACTGAGCGAACAGGTGCCGCTGGAGAACCAGTATCTCGGCGCAGTCCAAGCCCTGATCGATTATGTCGGCAACCAGGTAGCGACCGAGCACGACGCATCGAGCGCATCGTATGCCGACGCTCGCATGCTCGTACTGGTGCTCGCGGCGCTCGCGCTGGCGATCGGAGGGGTTTGCGCGCTGCTGGTCACGCGCTCGATCGTTCGGCCGCTGCATGTAGCCGTCGACGCGGCTGAGAAAGTTGCGCAGGGCAACCTGGCCACGGGGATCGACGCAGATGGCAGGGACGAGACGGGGCAACTGCTTCGCTCGCTTCGCACCATGACCGAAAGCCTGTCTAACACCGTCGGCGAGATCCGCATGGGCGCCGAGTCGGTAATGACGGGCGCGCGACAGATCGCGCAGGGCAACACCGACCTATCTTCTCGCACGGAGGAACAGGCGGCGTCGCTGCAGGAAACGGCGGCGAGCATGGAGGAACTCACGGCCACTGTCAAGCAGAATTCGGAGAACGCTCGCCAGGCGAGCGGCCTCGCGGACAGTGCGCATGCTGTTGCCAAAGAAGGTTCGGCAATCGTCGGGGAGGTAGTCGGGACGATGGCGGGCATCGAGGAAAGCGCGGGCAAGATCGCCGAAATCACCGGCGTGATCGAGGGCATCGCATTCCAGACCAACATCCTCGCACTCAATGCGGCGGTGGAGGCGGCGCGGGCGGGCGAGCAGGGTCGGGGCTTTGCGGTAGTAGCCAGCGAAGTGCGCTCTCTGGCGCAGCGCTCGTCGGTAGCGGCGAAGGAAATCAAGGAGCTCATCGAGACCTCGGGCAGCCGCGTGCAAGCCGGAACCGACTTGGTCGCGCGGGCAGGAGAGACGATGGACAAGGTTGGCACAGCGATTCAGCGCGTGACCGACATCATGGGCGAGATCGCGTCGGCTTCGAGCGAGCAGAGCCGCGGCATTGAACAGGTGCACCAGGCGATCAGCCAAATGGACCAAGTCACGCAGCAGAACGCGGCGCTGGTCGAAGAGGCGGCGGCCGCGGCTGGCTCGCTGGAGGACCAGGCGAAGCAGTTGCGCGCTGCGGTAGCGGTGTTCCGCACGGCGCAGACCGATATCGCCGCGCCAGCAGCGCGCCCGCTGTCTGTTGCGAAGCCGCCAGCAGCGAAGCGGCCCGTCTGTGTAGCCGAGCGTGCCGTATCAACCACGAAAGTCCCCGCGCCGATACCGCGGCGCGCTGACTCGCCGGTGACGGTCGAGGGCGCGGACTGGGAAACGTTCTGA